One window of Candidatus Methylocalor cossyra genomic DNA carries:
- a CDS encoding ABC transporter permease, whose translation MIAYLLRRVLYALPLLLGINVLTFVLFFIVNTPDDMARMHLGDKRVTPEAVQKWKHDRGYDLPLFWNEAAQGADRVKQTIFYQKSLGLFLFRFGRSDDGRDIGADIRQRMWPSLAIAVPSLLVGLLADISVALLLVFFRLTYLEFWGVALCVAAMSVSTLFYIIGGQYLVGKLLQLTPISGYDTGLNALRFVILPVLIGVVAGIGSGARWYRTLFLEEVEKDYVRTARAKGLSEPRVLFSHVLKNAMIPILTGVVVVLPLLFTGSLIMESFFAIPGLGSYTIDAIQQQDFAIVRSMVFLGSVLYILGLLLTDISYTLVDPRVRLS comes from the coding sequence ATGATCGCCTACCTGCTGCGCCGCGTCCTGTACGCCCTACCCCTGCTGCTCGGGATCAATGTTCTCACCTTCGTCCTGTTCTTCATCGTCAACACCCCGGACGACATGGCCCGCATGCACCTGGGCGACAAGCGCGTTACCCCGGAAGCGGTACAGAAGTGGAAGCACGACCGGGGCTACGACCTGCCACTGTTCTGGAACGAGGCCGCCCAGGGGGCGGACCGGGTGAAGCAGACCATTTTCTATCAGAAGTCCCTCGGCCTGTTCTTGTTCCGTTTCGGGCGCTCCGACGACGGCCGCGATATCGGTGCCGACATCCGACAGCGCATGTGGCCGTCCCTGGCCATCGCCGTGCCTTCACTGCTAGTGGGCCTGCTGGCGGACATCAGCGTGGCGCTGCTGCTGGTGTTCTTCCGGCTGACCTATCTGGAATTCTGGGGCGTGGCCCTGTGCGTGGCGGCCATGTCGGTGTCCACCTTGTTCTACATCATCGGCGGGCAATACCTGGTGGGCAAGCTGCTCCAGCTGACCCCGATCTCGGGCTACGACACCGGGCTCAACGCGCTGCGCTTCGTGATCCTGCCGGTCCTCATCGGGGTGGTGGCCGGGATTGGCTCCGGGGCGCGCTGGTACCGAACCCTGTTTCTAGAAGAAGTCGAGAAGGATTACGTCCGCACCGCACGGGCCAAGGGCTTGTCCGAGCCGCGGGTGCTGTTCTCCCATGTGCTCAAGAACGCCATGATCCCCATCCTCACCGGGGTGGTGGTGGTGCTGCCCCTGCTCTTCACCGGCAGCCTGATCATGGAATCCTTCTTCGCCATTCCCGGGTTGGGCAGTTACACCATCGATGCCATCCAGCAGCAGGACTTCGCCATCGTCCGGTCCATGGTGTTCTTGGGCTCGGTGTTGTATATCCTGGGGCTATTGTTGACGGACATTTCCTACACCCTGGTGGATCCACGGGTACGGTTGAGTTGA